The following coding sequences are from one Archocentrus centrarchus isolate MPI-CPG fArcCen1 chromosome 4, fArcCen1, whole genome shotgun sequence window:
- the LOC115779502 gene encoding galectin-3-binding protein A-like encodes MSGNALLFYILLLSVTLSSGHEEGYIRLAGGQDYAEGRVEIFHDGVWGTVCDDSWDMNDANVACRQLHFPGAAEAPGSARFGNGVGNIWMDDLGCSGTEFNLLQCTFPGWGVHNCGHGEDAGVRCEKGSEPNNRDLSREYMLDHNASLSQQLGELFGSGQDCDVKISVMVDNNILETICAHRLILSLNSNLKALYPDLSHLRIDVSSDCSQHANIFVRYFYTRKIKITLASSHCILKMASNWGLTEYHNEAANIFRLFLPEDPTFQSQKSFYNYAVHKGDEALQELCLRYLAWNCEALINSPTWTSLPFDLVKSLLPRSDLVVRNETVILSGLERWAEAQGNATMFEILLKFIRFPMIPTEDLYKLDSSQYYASKLEGFQFNALPVRILLSDLTDNIYTTRIYTGRPWSFTFSSQEIRAYEDSGVFIFQGQRINSLASDFQTPVHNSAYFAFQSMRWKIRVYIREEDCTKQSVTCPSLPAISLQIQEKNIPSEMEGRILYSNKLVLMCEGRHVFHVGEFSAVDSDSPMVVPSISEQVYPCHSNLSSYQVVVRPRYSTN; translated from the exons ATGAGTGGAAATGCTTTGTTATTCTATATTCTTCTGCTGAGTGTCACTTTGTCCAGTG GTCATGAAGAAGGTTACATTAGGCTGGCTGGTGGCCAAGACTACGCTGAGGGCCGTGTGGAGATCTTTCATGATGGAGTTTGGGGGACAGTATGTGATGATAGCTGGGACATGAATGATGCTAATGTAGCGTGTCGACAGCTCCATTTCCCTGGTGCAGCAGAAGCTCCTGGATCAGCTCGTTTTGGCAATG GGGTTGGTAACATCTGGATGGATGATTTAGGCTGCAGTGGGACAGAGTTTAACCTTCTCCAGTGTACATTTCCTGGATGGGGGGTCCATAACTGCGGTCATGGTGAAGATGCTGGTGTTAGATGTGAAAAAG GGTCGGAGCCTAACAACAGGGATCTCAGCCGTGAGTACATGTTGGACCACAATGCAAGCCTCTCTCAGCAGTTGGGAGAGCTATTTGGCAGCGGACAAGACTGTGATGTGAAAATTTCAGTGATGGTGGATAACAACATTTTGGAGACCATCTGCGCTCACAGGCTCATCCTTTCTCTGAATTCAAACCTCAAAGCTTTGTATCCAGACCTCAGCCACCTGCGCATTGATGTGTCTTCTGATTGCAGCCAACATGCCAACATATTTGTCAG ATACTTCTACACAAGGAAGATTAAAATCACCTTAGCTTCCTCCCATTGCATTCTCAAAATGGCTTCTAACTGGGGTCTGACAGAATATCATAACGAGGCTGCAAACATTTTCAGACTGTTTCTCCCAGAGGATCCCACTTTCCAGAGTCAGAAATCTTTTTATAACTATGCAGTTCACAAAGGTGATGAGGCACTGCAAGAACTATGTCTTCGTTACCTGGCGTGGAACTGCGAGGCGCTGATCAACTCCCCGACCTGGACAAGCCTTCCATTTGATCTCGTCAAATCACTCCTTCCTCGCTCAGACCTTGTGGTGCGTAATGAAACGGTCATCTTGAGTGGACTGGAGCGGTGGGCAGAAGCTCAAGGAAATGCAACTATGTTTGAGATACTACTGAAGTTCATCCGCTTCCCAATGATACCAACTGAGGACTTATACAAACTTGATAGTTCACAGTACTATGCAAGCAAATTAGAGGGGTTTCAGTTCAATGCTCTTCCTGTCAGGATATTGCTCAGTGACCTGACAGATAATATCTACACTACCAGGATTTACACTGGCAGACCATGGAGCTTTACCTTCAGCAGTCAGGAGATCAGAGCTTACGAGGATTCTGGTGTCTTCATTTTTCAAGGCCAGCGCATTAATAGCCTGGCATCTGATTTCCAAACACCTGTTCATAACAGTGCATATTTTGCATTTCAAAGCATGCGCTGGAAAATAAGAGTCTATATCCGTGAAGAAGATTGCACAAAGCAAAGTGTCACTTGCCCTTCTTTGCCAGCAATCAGCTTGCAGATTCAAGAAAAGAATATCCCCAGTGAGATGGAGGGTCGTATTCTTTACAGCAATAAGCTTGTGCTTATGTGTGAAGGCAGGCATGTGTTCCACGTTGGTGAATTCAGTGCTGTGGATAGTGATAGCCCTATGGTTGTTCCCAGCATCTCAGAACAAGTCTACCCATGCCACTCAAACCTGTCCTCCTACCAGGTAGTGGTACGGCCTCGGTACTCAACAAATTAG
- the armh1 gene encoding armadillo-like helical domain containing protein 1 isoform X4 — translation MSTQEGQANIGKVLSFLREWDRGDMRVRNRIASSFVTQNTGKTFYELELEFAQVASLFLARLTTWMRLTYPFYSYGLGYMFGTFLGLQLKAIGIFLSASSHDQYLMEFLEDGGVLTLLDILSQSQSREDDKAEALRLLLTVSNAGRKYKEIVCESHGVKVIADCLALSNRDETKEVASVLLESLSQGNPKYQYQVYKCLIAVMTCSSPKSQQLVLHTLRIVQLKLKTAHHSIVEPLLSALRSLHLEVQDEAIKLILHLKCCDVKSALLTGLVALLRPGKEEMQQHQISKGDIIVWRLLAEEDQELSHELLSLGVVQHLLHAMGNREHADAQIQASLALEHFVMSSPAVEDHVERVMGVSLFAAFKNKAETVYTKMDETEAEMLSNQVNMPHVLNGNVLDG, via the exons ATGTCAACACAAGAAGGACAAGCTAACATCGGCAAAGTCCTCAGCTTTCTTCGGGAATGGGACCGCGGTGACATGAGGGTCCGCAACCGCATCGCGAGCAGCTTTGTGACTCAAAACACAGGGAAGACGTTTTATGAGCTGGAGCTAGAGTTtgcacaggtcgccagtctcTTCCTGGCTCGACTCACCACATGGATGCGGCTCACGTATCCTTTCTATAGCTATGGCTTGGG ATACATGTTTGGGACATTCCTGGGACTTCAGCTGAAAGCAATCGGGATTTTCCTGTCTGCTTCTAGTCA TGATCAGTACCTGAtggagttcctggaggatggaGGAGTTCTCACTCTGTTGGACATTTTGAGCCAGTCTCAGAGCAGAGAGGATGACAAGGCTGAAGCCCTCCGTCTTCTACTCACTGTCTCAAACGCAGGTCGCAAGTACAAAGAAATTGTCTGTGAAAGTCAtg GTGTAAAAGTAATAGCAGACTGCCTGGCTCTGTCAAACAGAGATGAAACCAAAGAGGTAGCATCAGTCCTCTTGGAGTCCCTGTCTCAAGGAAACCCCAAATATCAGTACCAAGTCTATAAATGTCTGATTGCCGTCATGACATGTAGCTCACCTAAATCCCAGCAGCTGGTCCTGCACACCTTACGCATTGTACAG TTGAAACTGAAAACAGCTCATCATAGCATCGTAGAGCCTCTGCTTAGCGCGCTCAGATCCCTACACCTGGAGGTCCAGGATGAAG CTATTAAACTAATCTTACACCTGAAGTGTTGTGATGTGAAGTCTGCTCTGCTCACTGGGTTGGTGGCTCTACTGAGGCCTGGTAAAGAAGAAATGCAGCAGCATCAGATCAGCAAAGGTGACATTATAGTTTGGag GCTGTTGGCTGAGGAAGATCAAGAGCTGTCTCATGAGCTTCTCTCTCTTGGAGTGGTCCAGCATCTTCTGCACGCTATGGGCAACAGAGAACACGCTGACGCCCAAATACAAGCCAGTCTGGCCTTAGAG CACTTTGTCATGTCTTCCCCAGCTGTTGAGGACCACGTGGAGAGAGTGATGGGCGTTTCACTGTTTGCAGCGTTCAAG AACAAAGCTGAAACTGTTTACACAAAAATGGATGAAACAGAAGCAGAAATGCTGTCAAACCAGGTTAACATGCCACACG ttttgaatGGTAACGTGTTGGACGGATGA
- the armh1 gene encoding armadillo-like helical domain containing protein 1 isoform X2, producing the protein MSTQEGQANIGKVLSFLREWDRGDMRVRNRIASSFVTQNTGKTFYELELEFAQVASLFLARLTTWMRLTYMFGTFLGLQLKAIGIFLSASSHDQYLMEFLEDGGVLTLLDILSQSQSREDDKAEALRLLLTVSNAGRKYKEIVCESHGVKVIADCLALSNRDETKEVASVLLESLSQGNPKYQYQVYKCLIAVMTCSSPKSQQLVLHTLRIVQLKLKTAHHSIVEPLLSALRSLHLEVQDEAIKLILHLKCCDVKSALLTGLVALLRPGKEEMQQHQISKEAELIEMTGSLTAFVQQAAAAKTIRLLAEEDQELSHELLSLGVVQHLLHAMGNREHADAQIQASLALEHFVMSSPAVEDHVERVMGVSLFAAFKNKAETVYTKMDETEAEMLSNQVNMPHVLNGNVLDG; encoded by the exons ATGTCAACACAAGAAGGACAAGCTAACATCGGCAAAGTCCTCAGCTTTCTTCGGGAATGGGACCGCGGTGACATGAGGGTCCGCAACCGCATCGCGAGCAGCTTTGTGACTCAAAACACAGGGAAGACGTTTTATGAGCTGGAGCTAGAGTTtgcacaggtcgccagtctcTTCCTGGCTCGACTCACCACATGGATGCGGCTCAC ATACATGTTTGGGACATTCCTGGGACTTCAGCTGAAAGCAATCGGGATTTTCCTGTCTGCTTCTAGTCA TGATCAGTACCTGAtggagttcctggaggatggaGGAGTTCTCACTCTGTTGGACATTTTGAGCCAGTCTCAGAGCAGAGAGGATGACAAGGCTGAAGCCCTCCGTCTTCTACTCACTGTCTCAAACGCAGGTCGCAAGTACAAAGAAATTGTCTGTGAAAGTCAtg GTGTAAAAGTAATAGCAGACTGCCTGGCTCTGTCAAACAGAGATGAAACCAAAGAGGTAGCATCAGTCCTCTTGGAGTCCCTGTCTCAAGGAAACCCCAAATATCAGTACCAAGTCTATAAATGTCTGATTGCCGTCATGACATGTAGCTCACCTAAATCCCAGCAGCTGGTCCTGCACACCTTACGCATTGTACAG TTGAAACTGAAAACAGCTCATCATAGCATCGTAGAGCCTCTGCTTAGCGCGCTCAGATCCCTACACCTGGAGGTCCAGGATGAAG CTATTAAACTAATCTTACACCTGAAGTGTTGTGATGTGAAGTCTGCTCTGCTCACTGGGTTGGTGGCTCTACTGAGGCCTGGTAAAGAAGAAATGCAGCAGCATCAGATCAGCAAAG AAGCTGAGCTGATTGAGATGACTGGATCTCTCACTGCATTTGTACAacaagctgctgcagctaaaaCTATACG GCTGTTGGCTGAGGAAGATCAAGAGCTGTCTCATGAGCTTCTCTCTCTTGGAGTGGTCCAGCATCTTCTGCACGCTATGGGCAACAGAGAACACGCTGACGCCCAAATACAAGCCAGTCTGGCCTTAGAG CACTTTGTCATGTCTTCCCCAGCTGTTGAGGACCACGTGGAGAGAGTGATGGGCGTTTCACTGTTTGCAGCGTTCAAG AACAAAGCTGAAACTGTTTACACAAAAATGGATGAAACAGAAGCAGAAATGCTGTCAAACCAGGTTAACATGCCACACG ttttgaatGGTAACGTGTTGGACGGATGA
- the armh1 gene encoding armadillo-like helical domain containing protein 1 isoform X1: MSTQEGQANIGKVLSFLREWDRGDMRVRNRIASSFVTQNTGKTFYELELEFAQVASLFLARLTTWMRLTYPFYSYGLGYMFGTFLGLQLKAIGIFLSASSHDQYLMEFLEDGGVLTLLDILSQSQSREDDKAEALRLLLTVSNAGRKYKEIVCESHGVKVIADCLALSNRDETKEVASVLLESLSQGNPKYQYQVYKCLIAVMTCSSPKSQQLVLHTLRIVQLKLKTAHHSIVEPLLSALRSLHLEVQDEAIKLILHLKCCDVKSALLTGLVALLRPGKEEMQQHQISKEAELIEMTGSLTAFVQQAAAAKTIRLLAEEDQELSHELLSLGVVQHLLHAMGNREHADAQIQASLALEHFVMSSPAVEDHVERVMGVSLFAAFKNKAETVYTKMDETEAEMLSNQVNMPHVLNGNVLDG; this comes from the exons ATGTCAACACAAGAAGGACAAGCTAACATCGGCAAAGTCCTCAGCTTTCTTCGGGAATGGGACCGCGGTGACATGAGGGTCCGCAACCGCATCGCGAGCAGCTTTGTGACTCAAAACACAGGGAAGACGTTTTATGAGCTGGAGCTAGAGTTtgcacaggtcgccagtctcTTCCTGGCTCGACTCACCACATGGATGCGGCTCACGTATCCTTTCTATAGCTATGGCTTGGG ATACATGTTTGGGACATTCCTGGGACTTCAGCTGAAAGCAATCGGGATTTTCCTGTCTGCTTCTAGTCA TGATCAGTACCTGAtggagttcctggaggatggaGGAGTTCTCACTCTGTTGGACATTTTGAGCCAGTCTCAGAGCAGAGAGGATGACAAGGCTGAAGCCCTCCGTCTTCTACTCACTGTCTCAAACGCAGGTCGCAAGTACAAAGAAATTGTCTGTGAAAGTCAtg GTGTAAAAGTAATAGCAGACTGCCTGGCTCTGTCAAACAGAGATGAAACCAAAGAGGTAGCATCAGTCCTCTTGGAGTCCCTGTCTCAAGGAAACCCCAAATATCAGTACCAAGTCTATAAATGTCTGATTGCCGTCATGACATGTAGCTCACCTAAATCCCAGCAGCTGGTCCTGCACACCTTACGCATTGTACAG TTGAAACTGAAAACAGCTCATCATAGCATCGTAGAGCCTCTGCTTAGCGCGCTCAGATCCCTACACCTGGAGGTCCAGGATGAAG CTATTAAACTAATCTTACACCTGAAGTGTTGTGATGTGAAGTCTGCTCTGCTCACTGGGTTGGTGGCTCTACTGAGGCCTGGTAAAGAAGAAATGCAGCAGCATCAGATCAGCAAAG AAGCTGAGCTGATTGAGATGACTGGATCTCTCACTGCATTTGTACAacaagctgctgcagctaaaaCTATACG GCTGTTGGCTGAGGAAGATCAAGAGCTGTCTCATGAGCTTCTCTCTCTTGGAGTGGTCCAGCATCTTCTGCACGCTATGGGCAACAGAGAACACGCTGACGCCCAAATACAAGCCAGTCTGGCCTTAGAG CACTTTGTCATGTCTTCCCCAGCTGTTGAGGACCACGTGGAGAGAGTGATGGGCGTTTCACTGTTTGCAGCGTTCAAG AACAAAGCTGAAACTGTTTACACAAAAATGGATGAAACAGAAGCAGAAATGCTGTCAAACCAGGTTAACATGCCACACG ttttgaatGGTAACGTGTTGGACGGATGA
- the armh1 gene encoding armadillo-like helical domain containing protein 1 isoform X3, which yields MSTQEGQANIGKVLSFLREWDRGDMRVRNRIASSFVTQNTGKTFYELELEFAQVASLFLARLTTWMRLTYPFYSYGLGYMFGTFLGLQLKAIGIFLSASSHDQYLMEFLEDGGVLTLLDILSQSQSREDDKAEALRLLLTVSNAGVKVIADCLALSNRDETKEVASVLLESLSQGNPKYQYQVYKCLIAVMTCSSPKSQQLVLHTLRIVQLKLKTAHHSIVEPLLSALRSLHLEVQDEAIKLILHLKCCDVKSALLTGLVALLRPGKEEMQQHQISKEAELIEMTGSLTAFVQQAAAAKTIRLLAEEDQELSHELLSLGVVQHLLHAMGNREHADAQIQASLALEHFVMSSPAVEDHVERVMGVSLFAAFKNKAETVYTKMDETEAEMLSNQVNMPHVLNGNVLDG from the exons ATGTCAACACAAGAAGGACAAGCTAACATCGGCAAAGTCCTCAGCTTTCTTCGGGAATGGGACCGCGGTGACATGAGGGTCCGCAACCGCATCGCGAGCAGCTTTGTGACTCAAAACACAGGGAAGACGTTTTATGAGCTGGAGCTAGAGTTtgcacaggtcgccagtctcTTCCTGGCTCGACTCACCACATGGATGCGGCTCACGTATCCTTTCTATAGCTATGGCTTGGG ATACATGTTTGGGACATTCCTGGGACTTCAGCTGAAAGCAATCGGGATTTTCCTGTCTGCTTCTAGTCA TGATCAGTACCTGAtggagttcctggaggatggaGGAGTTCTCACTCTGTTGGACATTTTGAGCCAGTCTCAGAGCAGAGAGGATGACAAGGCTGAAGCCCTCCGTCTTCTACTCACTGTCTCAAACGCAG GTGTAAAAGTAATAGCAGACTGCCTGGCTCTGTCAAACAGAGATGAAACCAAAGAGGTAGCATCAGTCCTCTTGGAGTCCCTGTCTCAAGGAAACCCCAAATATCAGTACCAAGTCTATAAATGTCTGATTGCCGTCATGACATGTAGCTCACCTAAATCCCAGCAGCTGGTCCTGCACACCTTACGCATTGTACAG TTGAAACTGAAAACAGCTCATCATAGCATCGTAGAGCCTCTGCTTAGCGCGCTCAGATCCCTACACCTGGAGGTCCAGGATGAAG CTATTAAACTAATCTTACACCTGAAGTGTTGTGATGTGAAGTCTGCTCTGCTCACTGGGTTGGTGGCTCTACTGAGGCCTGGTAAAGAAGAAATGCAGCAGCATCAGATCAGCAAAG AAGCTGAGCTGATTGAGATGACTGGATCTCTCACTGCATTTGTACAacaagctgctgcagctaaaaCTATACG GCTGTTGGCTGAGGAAGATCAAGAGCTGTCTCATGAGCTTCTCTCTCTTGGAGTGGTCCAGCATCTTCTGCACGCTATGGGCAACAGAGAACACGCTGACGCCCAAATACAAGCCAGTCTGGCCTTAGAG CACTTTGTCATGTCTTCCCCAGCTGTTGAGGACCACGTGGAGAGAGTGATGGGCGTTTCACTGTTTGCAGCGTTCAAG AACAAAGCTGAAACTGTTTACACAAAAATGGATGAAACAGAAGCAGAAATGCTGTCAAACCAGGTTAACATGCCACACG ttttgaatGGTAACGTGTTGGACGGATGA